A single window of Rubripirellula lacrimiformis DNA harbors:
- a CDS encoding substrate-binding domain-containing protein, translated as MVPKYDWLARVATDDAARGKMAFDHLRDRGLTHFACYAPPIGRYSDLRSTAFADAVATGGYECAMYESTGDDAAGWLTNYSNVRRWLATLPRPLGIFAADPYPARQLVEICSLESIRIPGEVAVLSGDDDDLLCNVASPQISAIELASHRIGETAAQMLQRMMNGGATAKHATLIPPLQVRGRLSTDVLAMSDDEIAEVLRYIRQRAPFGMTVSDLLQTFPISRRRLEQRFRAELNRSPAEEIRRIRMAHVGQLLIDSDKPIASIAAEAGFATGASLSQAFGQHFGTTPSEYRRRNRPT; from the coding sequence ATGGTTCCCAAATATGATTGGTTGGCGCGCGTCGCGACCGACGATGCTGCACGCGGCAAAATGGCTTTTGACCACCTTCGCGATCGTGGGCTCACCCACTTTGCGTGCTATGCGCCCCCGATCGGCCGTTACTCGGACCTGCGATCCACCGCTTTCGCAGACGCGGTAGCGACAGGCGGATACGAATGTGCGATGTACGAATCGACCGGCGACGACGCCGCAGGTTGGTTGACGAACTATTCCAACGTGCGTCGTTGGCTGGCGACTCTGCCGAGACCATTGGGAATCTTTGCCGCCGATCCTTACCCGGCACGACAACTTGTCGAGATCTGTTCGCTAGAATCGATTCGTATCCCCGGCGAAGTGGCTGTGCTGTCCGGAGACGATGATGATCTGCTGTGCAATGTAGCTTCACCACAGATTTCGGCGATCGAACTGGCAAGTCATCGGATCGGTGAAACCGCAGCACAGATGTTGCAGCGAATGATGAATGGTGGTGCCACGGCGAAGCACGCGACTCTGATCCCACCGCTTCAGGTTCGGGGCCGGCTTTCCACCGATGTCCTCGCAATGTCAGACGACGAAATCGCCGAAGTATTGCGGTACATTCGCCAGCGGGCGCCTTTTGGCATGACGGTATCCGACTTGCTGCAGACGTTTCCGATCTCTCGCAGAAGGTTGGAGCAGCGTTTTCGAGCGGAGCTCAATCGCAGCCCGGCCGAAGAAATTCGCCGAATTCGCATGGCCCATGTTGGCCAACTGCTGATCGATTCCGACAAACCGATCGCGTCGATCGCAGCCGAAGCAGGCTTCGCGACGGGTGCGTCGTTGTCCCAAGCCTTTGGCCAGCATTTTGGCACCACGCCTAGCGAATACCGACGACGCAACCGGCCGACTTAA